GGTGGTCCATATTGGTATCCATTTGGCGGTCCTGGTGGTGGAGCTTGTTGTCTGTACGTTTTTCTTCCGGATCCTGGAAACATTttgttatttcttctatcGACTGTATGATGACTACAAGATAATAACAGAACACcgattaatgaaattgttcTCTGGCGTGCGTGCACCGCGTCAAATTTACGTCATAATATTCTATTATAGCCATACTATATagatacatatatataaggGAAATACAATACATATTTCACAACTTTGAGTTTGGATCACCATTTTGTTGCTTGACAACACTTGGGTATAAATCACCCATGTACAGACCAATATGCCATGCCGCACCATCTACGACTTGTATAGTTCCTGTTACATAACTTGCCGCAGGAGAGAACAAGTATACCGTTGATTCTGCAATATCTCTAGCAGTTCCTAATCTTTGTAACGGAATTTTGTCCTCTAAAGGAGCACCACCTGGGGGAGCTAATCTAGCGAAACCTTCGGTACCATCGATAAGACCTGGGGCAATACAGTTAGAACGAATACCAAGTGGGCCTAGTTCAACAGCCAACGCATTGGACAAAGCATCAACCCCCGCCTTAGCTGCTCCCACATGCGATTGGAAAGGCACACCGTAGTAATGTAAAGTGGCACTGACGAAGATGATTGACCCCTTGTTTTTTCTTAACTGATCAAAACAGGCCTTGGCAGTATTAAACGATCCCAATAAGTCAATAGATATAACTGACTTGAACGCATTGGATGACAAATGGTTGAAATCTGCAATGAAATTCCCTGCTGCTCCGGCAATGACAAAATCAATTCTACCCAATTCATTGACGGTCTTCTCGACTGCACCTACGATACTGTTGATATCTCTAACATCAACATTACCGATGCCTAAAACCTTGGACCCTGGTCTCAATTGCTCGATCTCCTTAGCAGCTTTGGTTGTCTTATCTGGGTTTCTACCTATAATAGCAGCATTAGCACCTAATAATACCATAGCTTCGGTTTGTACACGACAAATTGTACCAGCTCCTCCAGTGACGAATATCACTTTTCCTTTGAAAAGATCTGCTTTCCAAGCACTGTTTTCTACGAATGATTTATCTAATGAAGTCATTCTGATGGTTTGTgttgaatcaattttttactgataaattattcgaaATGTATATCAACTAAATATACTAGTAAGTCTGCGGGGGAGTGCTCGGTTTATCAACACTATTTTGGCTATGTGCCGGAATATACCCATATGATAATTGCCGTCAACTTGGACCACGGTTGATTAGACCTAATTATCACTGATCTTGGGACAAAATACTTTGATCTATGCTATTCCAAAAAACTGATCagatttttgattatttgagtTTATCATGTTTAATTATCAATCTAACAGATTCCTATCGCATGTTAGCTTATTATTTTGCTACAAATATTCATGTTGTCGATCTGAAAACCATTTTTTGTAAGGTAGCTGTTTCTCTAGAGCCAACTAACTAACCTAAGCCGTTTCAACATAAATTTATCAGCCATATATGCCACATTACAGTCTGGgtttttcttgttctatGTCGATACTCACTTTCGCATTCTCACACTATATCAATACATTgtatatatgaatatatgtTTATCTGCTTGCAGAGTAACTTATGTAAGGAAACCGGGTGCTAATATAGTAATTACTTATCtctgtatattatatatgtGTTCTATAGACCAAATAGAACCTATCTTCTTATTCTTAGCTAACTAACTAACTTTAACTACCTATAATTAGTTCCTAATTCCCTTCCTTCTTTCGTCTATCCAGACTCAGGGGATAATCACTTCTATTTATACACCAACTTTTGCAACCATGATGTATAACTTTTGCAACACgacatatatataatcCATATATGTATACTTGTGTTCTCTTACAACTTATATAATTAGGGCGTGTGGTCTAGTGGTATGATTCTCGCTTTGGGCGACAGTTTAGGAAACTAAATTGATTACTACAAGCATGCGAGAGGCCCTGGGTTCAATTCCCAGCTCGCcccaatattttttttttaggttaaatcaattttcCACCGCATTCTTTGCATGTCGTGTACTTTAATCAATGATTGGGGATTTTATAAAAAAGATGGCACGGAATCAATTACTGTTGACTTTATACCCAAAGCTTAAACAGACTATTCATCGAAGATTTTGGCTTAAGTTCCAGTACCAGAAGAATTTGACGTAAATTTTATTGCGGAATTATTAGTTGAAAGGACAGTTACAATATCAAAAGTATTCGAGTCGCCGCCTTGATAAGATACTATGTCTAACTACAATAACGATCAAGAGAAGATAGTATTGAAAGTTTTATCGTATAAACCTCATCAATACTACGAAATATTGTCAGTCGAGAAAACTGCTAATGATTCAGAGATCAAGAAGTCATATCGTAAGCTAGCTGTGAAATTACATCCAGATAAGAATCCACATCCAAGGTCGTCGGAAGCATTCAAATACTTAAATAAAGCATGGGGTGTCTTGAGTGATCCGTccaagaaaagaatattcGATCAAACAGGATCAGATCCAGATACGAGGTTCTCAGGTCAACCTGAAGCCGGTGGTATGGGGGGGATGAGAGGTAGTCCATTCGCAACAACGAGTGGATTTAATGGGggatttgaagatgatatttttaatttgttcTTCGGGGGTAACAGGCATGCCAGTGGTGGACCAGCATTTACATTTGGAAACAACGGGTTTACATTTCAGTCCTTTGGTGGTGGTGGCGAGCATCCTTTTTTTGCCAGTAATACTAGAACAAGACAACAACAAGCGCAGCAACAGCGCCAGCGTCGTCAACAGAGACAGCAAACCGAAGAGCCATCATTTGTCACTACTATCAAACAACTCATGCCAATCATACTATTCATTTTGGTTCCATTGCTTTCTACGTTCTTTTCGGAATCATCATCTCCCGATTATTCGTTCAATCTTTCTCCAATATACAATACTGAAAGGCTTACTCCAACATTCAAAATTCCATTCTATGTGACGAAGGACTttataaacaagaaaaaattgagtGGTAGACAATTGAAGAACTTTGATTACAAGGtggaaaatttatttgtaCAAGATAAGAGAGGCAAGTGCTCCAAGGAACAGATCAGGAAAAATGAGATGATGGAGGATGCACAAGGTTGGTTCTCAActgattatgaaaaattaagacGAGCAGAGGCCATGCCAATGCCTAACTGTCAAGCTTTAAgacaattgaatttaatttagatGTACATATATCTGTAATAAACTAATGACTATGTGAATTGGTCAGGTATTCTCTATCCGTTTTTCCAATGATGTATTAAATATCCTCTTCTCGGCGCTCCTATCTCTTTCGAGCAATGACAATACTCGTCGACTCAGtatgtaaataattcataacACCCTGGTAATGCTATGTCTTAATATCTCCAGAATATTGTAAAGAGTGATTGATCGTCTAATTTGAATCCCTCGGCTTATATGAAAgtatcaaatatttatcaaccTGAGCATGGTATCAGCCAGATTTACTTCTTCTAATGACATTTAGTAAGGAACAAATTATTGTTACAAACAATTCTAAGGAACCTGAAACTTATATGGTATATATTATGCTTACCTTATAGAACTTCCATTTATGCTACGAATCCTCTCATTAGCTGTGGACAATAAACGACTTATATTGAACCGTTTTTGCAACATTTTGGAAAGAGACGTATATCTACTCTTTTCTTCCACTATAGTGTTCAGGAACTATCCTTATTAGCTCAGTTGGTAGAGCGTTCGGCTTTTAAGGATTAAAGATTTCTGTCAAAGAGTCGACCGAAATGTCCAGGGTTCGAGCCCCTGATGAGGAGttctatttttttttctttgttccAGCTTGTCTAAGGAAATTGTTGTATCAATGTCGCGCTGTTCTATCAATTTCCGTGTCGCATACTCATCCCCCCTTTAAGCTGTCTCAATGTAATGAAAGCGAATTGCCCCTGGAacttattatcaattacaTAATTAGATGGTTTGTGCTGCACACTACAGATGTTGATTAATCTATGAACCATTACACTAAAAATactaaaataatatatcattacTTATAATTAAAAAGGCTGATACTATTAATACAACTAGTTGTATATCAAGTTGGTAGATACGTATATCCTGgatatattgaaagagGCTTTCTTACAAATTACTTGTCGTttacaaaaatttaattgttaattaaattaataatttaatttagtCGACAGACAGGAAAAACAGTAGATCACAAGTGCTTAGGTATTGAACACTAAGCATAAATTGTACATCACTTGCTTTCATCTACTGCGGACTGAAACTGAAACATTTCATTTACAACAAAAAGGTTAATTGTTGTAAGGTTCAAACAAAAGAGTCGATACGCACACGGAAGAAAATTTCGTAAAGGTGGTGATTAAGATTGACcagaatttttttattagCTTCGTTGTAACATTAGTTCCATTTGCCCAAGATTCTGCCGATATCCAAAAAGCCACGAATTGATTCAAGCGTTGACATGGGTACACCcgaattaatgaaaatcCTAGAAGACCCGGTgctttttcaagaaaatcatGAGAAGATACgaaatgatattttgaagcaCATCAAGTCTCAGAATGTCACGATTAAGACGTTGACTAATGAATTGGATACCTCCAAGTCGGCCAATAAGGCGTTCAAGCAGGCGTTGTCTGAAATAGGTACTGTTGTGATTTCAGTTGCAATGGGTGACTTATCGAAAAAGGTCGAAATCCATACCGTCGAGTCTGATCCCGAAATCTTGAAGGTGAAAATCACTATCAATACTATGATGGATCAATTGCAAGCATTTGCAAACGAAGTGACAAAAGTTGCGACTGAAGTTGCCAACGGTGAACTTGGTGGACAGGCGAAAAATGAAGGCAGTGTAGGAATTTGGAGATCGTTAACTGATAATGTTAACATTATGGCCCTTAATTTGACGAATCAAGTGAGAGAAATTGCAGACGTTACAAGAGCTGTTGCCAGAGGTGATTTATCCAGAAAGATTAATGTGCATGCCCAAGGggaaattcttcaattgcaaaTGACCATTAATTCAATGGTTGATCAGTTAAGAACATTTGCCTTTGAAGTATCGAAGGTTGCTAGAGATGTCGGTGTTTTAGGTATTTTAGGAGGGCAGGCCCTTATTGAGGGTGTTGAAGGCATCTGGAAAGAATTAACAGATAATGTAAATGCTATGGCTCTTAATTTGACGACCCAAGTTAGAAATATTGCTAACGTCACCACCGCAGTTGCAAAGGGTGATTTATCGAAGAAAGTCACTGCCGATTGTAAGGGTGAAATCTtggatttgaaattgactATTAATCAAATGGTGGATCGATTACAGAATTTTGCATTGGAAGTTACTACATTATCCCGTGAAGTCGGTACTCTTGGTATTTTAGGTGGACAAGCTAATGTGCAAGATGTCGAAGGAGCGTGGAAGGCTGTTACAGAGAATGTTAATCTTATGGCTACTAATTTAACTAATCAAGTCAGATCTATCGCTACTGTTACAACAGCAGTCGCACATGGAGACTTGTCGCAAAAGATTGATGTTCATGCTCAAGGAGAAATATTGCAGTTGAAGAATACCATTAATAAGATGGTGGATTCTTTACAACTTTTCGCATCAGAAGTGTCAAAGGTCGCAAGAGATGTGGGTATCAATGGTAAGTTGGGTATTCAAGCTCAAGTCAGCGATGTCGATGGGTTGTGGAAAGAAATTACCAGTAATGTCAACACTATGGCTTCTAATTTAACGTCGCAAGTGAGAGCTTTCGCTCAGATTACTGCGGCCGCTACTGACGGTGATTTTACAAGATTTATTACTGTTGAAGCAAGTGGTGAAATGGATGCTTTGAAAACCAAGATTAATCAAATGGTTTTGAATTTAAGAGAATCTATTCAAAGAAACACCGCTGCAAGGGAAGCTGCCGAATTAGCAAACAGTGCTAAATCGGAATTTTTGGCAAATATGTCCCATGAGATTAGGACACCTTTAAATGGTATTATTGGTATGACTCAATTATCATTGGATACGGAGTTAACTCAGTATCAAAGAGAAATGTTGTCTATTGTTCACAATTTAgccaattcattattaacaATTATCGATGATATTTTAGATATTTCTAAGATTGAAGCTAATAGAATGACGGTGgaacaaattgatttttcGTTAAGAGGGACTGTATTTGGTGCGTTGAAGACCTTAGCAGTTAAGGCAATAGAAAAGTCTTTGGATTTGACATATCAATGTGATTCTTCTTTCCCGGATAATTTAATTGGTGATTCTTTTAGATTAAGGCAagtgattttgaatttagcTGGTAATGCTATAAAGTTTACTAAGAAAGGTAGAGTTAGTGTAAGTGTTAAGAAGTCAaccagaattattgaagacaAGGAAAggttattattggaattctGTGTCAGTGATACTGGTATTGGTATCGAAAAGGATAAGTTAGGCTTAATTTTTGACACATTCTGTCAGGCTGATGGTTCAACTACAAGAAAATTCGGTGGTACAGGTTTGGGTTTATCAATCTCAAagcaattaattcatttgatgGGAGGTGAAATCTGGGTTACATCAGATTACGGTGAAGgttcaaatttttatttcacTGTTAGTGTTGCACCTTCTGCTATTAGGTATACTCGCCAAACTGAACAATTATTACCATTTGGTGGtcattatattttgtttatctCTACTGAACATACAAAGGATGAATTAGGTGACATCAAAAATGGTGCACTTGAATTGGGTTTGAATCCAGTCATTGTGgataatattaaagatgGAAATTTAACCGAGCCAGTGAGATATGATATAATTATGATTGACTCAATTGAAACAGCCAAGAATTTGCGTTTACTACCAGAAGTGAAGTATATTCCATTGGTATTATTGCATCATTCTATTCCAGAATTGAACATGAGGGTTTGTATAGATTTAGGTATATCCTCATACGGTAACACTCCTTGTACTATAAGTGATTTGGCCAGTGCATTAATCCCAGCATTAGAATCAAGATCGATCGCCCAGAATACTGATGAATCAGCTTCCTACAATATACTATTGGCTGAAGATAATTTGGTTAATCAAAAGTTAGCGGTTAAAATATTGGAGAAACAAGGACATCATGTTGAAGTTGTCGAAAATGGTTTAGAAGCTTTTGAAGCACTCCAGAAGACAAAATACGATGTTGTTTTAATGGATGTACAAATGCCTGTAATGGGAGGTTTTGAAGCAACCGAAAAGATTAGACAATGGGAAAAGAAATCCAATCCAATTGATTCCTTGAGTTTCAGAACTCCTATAATCGCATTAACGGCACATGCAATGTTGGGTGATAGAGAAAAGTCTTTAGCCAAAGGTATGGATGATTATGTTTCAAAGCCGTTGAAACCAAAATTATTGATGCAAACAATTAGTAAATGCATTCATAATATTAAGCAATTAAAAGAGTTGtcaaaacaaaataatagtAATCGAACTTCAGACTTTGccaaaaatttgaagaaatcttcCATAGAAGGCTCTGAAATTCCAA
This is a stretch of genomic DNA from Debaryomyces hansenii CBS767 chromosome G complete sequence. It encodes these proteins:
- a CDS encoding DEHA2G22198p (similar to uniprot|P32573 Saccharomyces cerevisiae YNL202W SPS19 peroxisomal 2 4-dienoyl -CoA reductase), with the translated sequence MTSLDKSFVENSAWKADLFKGKVIFVTGGAGTICRVQTEAMVLLGANAAIIGRNPDKTTKAAKEIEQLRPGSKVLGIGNVDVRDINSIVGAVEKTVNELGRIDFVIAGAAGNFIADFNHLSSNAFKSVISIDLLGSFNTAKACFDQLRKNKGSIIFVSATLHYYGVPFQSHVGAAKAGVDALSNALAVELGPLGIRSNCIAPGLIDGTEGFARLAPPGGAPLEDKIPLQRLGTARDIAESTVYLFSPAASYVTGTIQVVDGAAWHIGSYMGDLYPSVVKQQNGDPNSKL
- a CDS encoding DEHA2G22242p (weakly similar to uniprot|P48353 Saccharomyces cerevisiae YMR161W HLJ1 Co-chaperone for Hsp40p anchored in the ER membrane) — translated: MSNYNNDQEKIVLKVLSYKPHQYYEILSVEKTANDSEIKKSYRKLAVKLHPDKNPHPRSSEAFKYLNKAWGVLSDPSKKRIFDQTGSDPDTRFSGQPEAGGMGGMRGSPFATTSGFNGGFEDDIFNLFFGGNRHASGGPAFTFGNNGFTFQSFGGGGEHPFFASNTRTRQQQAQQQRQRRQQRQQTEEPSFVTTIKQLMPIILFILVPLLSTFFSESSSPDYSFNLSPIYNTERLTPTFKIPFYVTKDFINKKKLSGRQLKNFDYKVENLFVQDKRGKCSKEQIRKNEMMEDAQGWFSTDYEKLRRAEAMPMPNCQALRQLNLI
- a CDS encoding DEHA2G22286p (similar to CA0108 CA0108|CaHIK1.5eoc Candida albicans CaHIK1.5eoc histidine kinase 5-prime end) — encoded protein: MGTPELMKILEDPVLFQENHEKIRNDILKHIKSQNVTIKTLTNELDTSKSANKAFKQALSEIGTVVISVAMGDLSKKVEIHTVESDPEILKVKITINTMMDQLQAFANEVTKVATEVANGELGGQAKNEGSVGIWRSLTDNVNIMALNLTNQVREIADVTRAVARGDLSRKINVHAQGEILQLQMTINSMVDQLRTFAFEVSKVARDVGVLGILGGQALIEGVEGIWKELTDNVNAMALNLTTQVRNIANVTTAVAKGDLSKKVTADCKGEILDLKLTINQMVDRLQNFALEVTTLSREVGTLGILGGQANVQDVEGAWKAVTENVNLMATNLTNQVRSIATVTTAVAHGDLSQKIDVHAQGEILQLKNTINKMVDSLQLFASEVSKVARDVGINGKLGIQAQVSDVDGLWKEITSNVNTMASNLTSQVRAFAQITAAATDGDFTRFITVEASGEMDALKTKINQMVLNLRESIQRNTAAREAAELANSAKSEFLANMSHEIRTPLNGIIGMTQLSLDTELTQYQREMLSIVHNLANSLLTIIDDILDISKIEANRMTVEQIDFSLRGTVFGALKTLAVKAIEKSLDLTYQCDSSFPDNLIGDSFRLRQVILNLAGNAIKFTKKGRVSVSVKKSTRIIEDKERLLLEFCVSDTGIGIEKDKLGLIFDTFCQADGSTTRKFGGTGLGLSISKQLIHLMGGEIWVTSDYGEGSNFYFTVSVAPSAIRYTRQTEQLLPFGGHYILFISTEHTKDELGDIKNGALELGLNPVIVDNIKDGNLTEPVRYDIIMIDSIETAKNLRLLPEVKYIPLVLLHHSIPELNMRVCIDLGISSYGNTPCTISDLASALIPALESRSIAQNTDESASYNILLAEDNLVNQKLAVKILEKQGHHVEVVENGLEAFEALQKTKYDVVLMDVQMPVMGGFEATEKIRQWEKKSNPIDSLSFRTPIIALTAHAMLGDREKSLAKGMDDYVSKPLKPKLLMQTISKCIHNIKQLKELSKQNNSNRTSDFAKNLKKSSIEGSEIPNSNLLNIGSSPTSNSTYNGSSTSSASDGATFASPKMKKSISNDVFVNGRPGKLSMDNRSVTESAISLKPKSPKSDSMDLDNSSPRIEYLD